A genomic window from Candidatus Kouleothrix ribensis includes:
- a CDS encoding PAS domain-containing protein gives MSALPSIILYLSSMVISAALAIYGWRRRTIEAGPFSLLMGAVALWSLCHTLSVASPTLGQALFWAQVQYAGIVAVGPAWLMFALAHARRWERATGLILLLLIVPPLLTYAAVLTNGWHGLWWTQIAPDPTRPFVAIAVTRGPLFWLHFTYSYACVALGLAIFVYSSLEAQVIYRSQARLVVIGALFPIVGNIAYLLGVQVRLIDDPTPFLFSASGAFMFFATRHYQLLDLTPIAQQEIFDEMPDGMVVVDRRGLIVAINPPAARLLGGPAGAWVGQTLDAIGDRSVLARALQQLFAEPARAAQLAATHTIDTGTHMVEARLRQIAGRRARAGALVLLRDVTSRAQLEQKLERQLTELTLVNQIATVANAAIERDDLLRTITGAIVRTIAWDRVMIGVLQPDGATLRVTVDDAPHAIEGFAGTLATEPAYAIIFETMRAGAPRLLRATDHELHDTAMGAAMVAFGLQTMLLVPLRHGGVALGVLGIGHIAAQTVGPEDLRLYETVGTLISDAITRANLYEAANAASTLKSAFLATVSHELRTPLTSIIGYAEMLDQGVFGAVAERMLEPLDHIRSSGQMLLQLINDLLDFSKIEAGHLNIDLYPVDVATVVRSVAGTLQPQITARNLRLELDLAPDLPLVYANSGRLEQVLTNLVANAIKFTERGSIRVRTRHGDDRVRIVVEDSGIGIAPEQLGQIFEPFHQIDNQLTRRFGGTGLGLAIARRLIELMDGTLTAESTPGAGSTFMCELPAVPVQA, from the coding sequence GTCGCAAGCCCGACACTCGGGCAGGCTTTGTTCTGGGCGCAGGTGCAGTATGCCGGAATCGTGGCAGTCGGGCCGGCCTGGCTGATGTTCGCGCTGGCGCACGCGCGGCGCTGGGAGCGCGCCACCGGCCTGATCCTGCTGTTACTGATCGTACCGCCGCTGCTGACCTACGCAGCCGTGCTGACGAATGGCTGGCATGGGCTGTGGTGGACGCAGATAGCCCCCGACCCAACCCGGCCGTTTGTGGCCATTGCGGTGACGCGCGGCCCGCTGTTCTGGCTGCACTTTACCTACTCGTACGCCTGCGTCGCGCTGGGGCTGGCAATCTTCGTCTACAGCTCGCTCGAGGCCCAGGTGATCTATCGCAGCCAGGCCCGGCTGGTGGTGATCGGCGCGCTGTTCCCGATTGTCGGTAATATTGCGTACCTGCTGGGCGTGCAGGTACGCCTGATCGACGACCCGACCCCATTCCTATTTAGCGCTTCGGGCGCGTTCATGTTCTTCGCGACACGCCACTACCAGCTGCTTGACCTGACCCCGATTGCTCAGCAGGAGATCTTCGACGAAATGCCCGACGGCATGGTCGTGGTCGATCGGCGCGGGCTGATCGTTGCGATCAACCCACCGGCCGCGCGCCTGCTAGGCGGCCCAGCCGGCGCCTGGGTTGGCCAGACACTCGACGCGATCGGGGATCGCTCGGTGCTGGCACGCGCGCTGCAGCAGCTGTTTGCCGAGCCAGCCAGGGCCGCGCAGCTGGCGGCAACCCACACGATCGACACCGGCACACACATGGTCGAAGCACGGCTACGGCAGATCGCCGGCCGGCGCGCGCGCGCCGGCGCGCTGGTGCTGCTGCGCGATGTGACTAGCCGCGCCCAGCTTGAGCAGAAGCTCGAGCGGCAGCTTACCGAGCTGACCCTGGTCAACCAGATCGCTACGGTGGCCAACGCGGCGATCGAGCGTGACGACCTGCTGCGCACAATTACCGGCGCGATCGTCCGGACGATCGCCTGGGATCGCGTTATGATCGGCGTGCTGCAGCCCGACGGCGCAACCCTACGCGTGACGGTCGATGACGCACCGCACGCAATCGAGGGCTTCGCGGGCACACTGGCAACCGAACCGGCCTACGCGATCATCTTCGAGACGATGCGCGCCGGCGCACCACGCCTGCTTAGGGCTACCGATCACGAGCTGCACGATACCGCTATGGGCGCGGCGATGGTGGCGTTCGGCCTGCAGACGATGCTGCTGGTGCCGCTGAGGCACGGCGGCGTTGCGCTGGGTGTACTTGGCATCGGCCACATCGCGGCACAGACTGTCGGCCCAGAAGACCTGCGGCTGTACGAGACGGTTGGCACGCTGATCAGCGACGCGATCACGCGCGCGAACCTGTATGAAGCCGCGAACGCGGCCAGCACGCTCAAATCGGCCTTCCTGGCCACCGTAAGCCACGAGCTGCGCACGCCGCTCACGTCGATCATCGGCTATGCCGAGATGCTCGACCAGGGCGTGTTCGGGGCGGTAGCCGAGCGCATGCTCGAGCCGCTCGACCATATTCGCAGCAGCGGCCAGATGCTGCTGCAGCTGATCAACGATCTGCTGGATTTCTCGAAGATCGAGGCCGGCCACCTGAATATCGACCTGTACCCGGTCGATGTGGCGACGGTAGTGCGCAGCGTCGCGGGTACGCTTCAGCCGCAGATCACCGCGCGCAACCTGCGGCTCGAGCTCGATCTGGCCCCCGATCTGCCGCTGGTCTACGCCAATAGCGGGCGGCTCGAGCAGGTGTTGACCAACCTGGTGGCGAATGCGATCAAATTCACCGAGCGCGGCAGCATCCGCGTCCGCACACGCCACGGCGACGATCGCGTGCGCATCGTGGTCGAAGATAGTGGGATCGGCATTGCGCCCGAGCAGCTCGGGCAGATCTTCGAGCCATTTCACCAGATCGACAATCAACTGACCCGGCGGTTTGGCGGCACTGGCCTGGGGCTGGCGATTGCGCGCAGGCTGATCGAGCTGATGGACGGCACGCTTACGGCCGAGAGCACGCCGGGCGCCGGCTCGACGTTTATGTGCGAGCTGCCGGCAGTGCCGGTACAGGCGTGA